A single region of the Streptomyces sp. NBC_00236 genome encodes:
- a CDS encoding TetR/AcrR family transcriptional regulator, translating into MPPTPRSRNTAPPREDVLAAVMATVAARGLDGLTMAGLGREVGMSSGHLLYYFRTKDELLLQTLEWSENRLGAERRSLLSRPGTVRERLDAYIALYLPAGHRDPHWTLWLEVWNRSRDADDTARARQAAIEGAWHRDLVALLAEGGSRGEFRRVDAERYATRLRALLDGFSVHVAVGLPGTGRDQVLEGVAEFIEETLAANG; encoded by the coding sequence GTGCCCCCCACCCCGCGCAGCCGCAACACCGCCCCGCCCCGCGAGGACGTGCTCGCCGCCGTCATGGCCACCGTCGCCGCACGCGGCCTCGACGGCCTCACGATGGCCGGGCTCGGCCGCGAGGTCGGCATGAGCAGCGGCCACCTCCTCTACTACTTCCGCACCAAGGACGAGCTGCTGCTCCAGACCCTCGAATGGAGCGAGAACCGGCTCGGGGCCGAGCGGCGCAGCCTGCTGTCGCGGCCCGGCACGGTTCGCGAACGCCTCGACGCGTACATCGCCCTCTACCTCCCCGCCGGCCACCGCGACCCGCACTGGACGCTCTGGCTGGAGGTCTGGAACCGCTCGCGCGACGCCGACGACACCGCCCGCGCCCGGCAGGCCGCGATCGAGGGTGCCTGGCACCGCGACCTGGTGGCGCTGCTCGCCGAGGGCGGCTCGCGCGGCGAGTTCCGCCGGGTCGACGCCGAGCGCTACGCGACCCGGCTGCGCGCGCTGCTGGACGGCTTCAGCGTCCATGTGGCGGTCGGCCTTCCCGGGACCGGACGCGACCAAGTGCTCGAAGGCGTGGCCGAGTTCATCGAGGAGACCCTGGCCGCGAACGGCTGA
- a CDS encoding branched-chain amino acid aminotransferase, whose product MTTPTIELKPSSNPLSDAEREAILVKPGFGRYFTDHMVTIKWTEGRGWHDAQLVPYAPLSIDPANMTLHYGQEIFEGLKAYRQPDGTVATFRPEANAERFQRSANRLAMPELPVETFVAACDALVQQDAAWVPAHGGEESLYLRPFMIATEVGLGVRPSNEYLFLVIASPAGAYFPGGVKPVSIWLSEDRVRAVPGGMGDAKTGGNYAASLLAQAEAAAKGCDQVAYLDAVEHKWVEELGGMNLYFVYGNKIVTPALTGSLLAGITRDSLLKLAADLGYEPEESRVSIDQWRDDTANGTLTEVFACGTAAVITPVGVVKSAGGEWTQGDGTPGPVTMRLRERLLDIQRGTAEDTHGWMHPLG is encoded by the coding sequence ATGACGACGCCCACGATCGAGCTCAAGCCCTCCTCGAACCCGCTGTCCGACGCGGAGCGCGAGGCGATCCTGGTCAAGCCCGGATTCGGCCGCTACTTCACCGACCACATGGTGACGATCAAGTGGACCGAAGGCCGCGGCTGGCACGACGCCCAGCTCGTCCCGTACGCGCCGCTGTCGATCGACCCCGCCAACATGACGCTGCACTACGGCCAGGAGATCTTCGAGGGTCTCAAGGCCTACCGCCAGCCCGACGGCACGGTCGCCACCTTCCGCCCCGAGGCCAACGCGGAGCGCTTCCAGCGCTCCGCGAACCGGCTGGCCATGCCGGAGCTGCCCGTGGAGACGTTCGTCGCGGCCTGCGACGCGCTCGTCCAGCAGGACGCGGCCTGGGTCCCGGCCCATGGCGGCGAGGAGTCCCTGTACCTGCGACCCTTCATGATCGCGACGGAGGTCGGGCTCGGGGTCCGCCCGTCCAACGAGTACCTCTTCCTCGTCATCGCCTCGCCGGCCGGCGCCTACTTCCCCGGCGGTGTGAAGCCCGTCTCGATCTGGCTGTCCGAGGACCGGGTGCGCGCCGTCCCCGGTGGCATGGGTGACGCCAAGACCGGCGGCAACTACGCCGCGTCCCTCCTCGCCCAGGCCGAGGCCGCCGCCAAGGGCTGCGACCAGGTGGCCTACCTCGACGCCGTCGAGCACAAGTGGGTCGAGGAGCTCGGCGGGATGAACCTGTACTTCGTGTACGGGAACAAGATCGTCACCCCGGCCCTCACCGGCTCCCTGCTCGCGGGCATCACGCGTGACTCGCTGCTCAAGCTCGCCGCGGACCTCGGCTACGAGCCCGAGGAGAGCCGCGTCTCCATCGACCAGTGGCGCGACGACACCGCGAACGGCACCCTCACCGAGGTCTTCGCCTGCGGCACCGCCGCCGTCATCACCCCGGTCGGCGTCGTGAAGAGCGCGGGCGGCGAGTGGACCCAGGGCGACGGCACGCCGGGCCCGGTCACCATGCGGCTGCGCGAGCGCCTGCTGGACATCCAGCGCGGTACCGCCGAGGACACCCACGGCTGGATGCACCCGCTCGGCTAG
- the ureA gene encoding urease subunit gamma: MRLTPTERDRLLLFGAAELARARRARGLKLNVPEATALIADTVCEAARDGRRLAEAIEAARGVLGPDDVLPGVADVVTEVHVEAVFDDGSRLAVVSRPLGTGLGDEAPGAVVPGPATAQPEPSVRLTVRNTASVPVSVTSHFHFFEANPRLDFDRATAYGMRLSVPAGSSVRFGPGESVEVGLVPIGGDRVAIGFAGLVDGPLDAPGAREEALHRAAACGYLGAAR; encoded by the coding sequence ATGCGACTGACCCCGACCGAGCGCGACCGGCTGCTGCTGTTCGGCGCCGCCGAGCTGGCCCGCGCCCGCCGGGCCCGCGGTCTGAAGCTGAACGTCCCCGAGGCCACCGCGCTGATCGCGGACACCGTCTGCGAGGCCGCCCGCGACGGGCGCCGGCTCGCCGAGGCGATCGAGGCCGCCCGCGGCGTGCTGGGCCCGGACGACGTGCTGCCCGGGGTCGCCGACGTCGTCACCGAAGTCCATGTGGAGGCCGTCTTCGACGACGGATCGCGGCTCGCCGTGGTCTCCCGGCCCCTGGGCACCGGCCTCGGCGACGAAGCCCCCGGCGCCGTCGTGCCAGGGCCCGCGACCGCGCAGCCCGAGCCCTCCGTACGCCTCACCGTCCGCAACACCGCGAGCGTCCCCGTCTCCGTGACCTCGCACTTCCACTTCTTCGAGGCCAACCCACGGCTCGACTTCGACCGGGCGACGGCGTACGGGATGCGGCTGTCCGTGCCCGCGGGATCCTCCGTCCGTTTCGGACCCGGCGAATCCGTCGAGGTGGGCCTGGTGCCGATCGGCGGCGACCGCGTCGCGATCGGGTTCGCCGGACTGGTCGACGGCCCGCTCGACGCGCCCGGCGCGCGCGAGGAGGCCCTGCACCGCGCGGCCGCCTGCGGATACCTGGGGGCCGCGCGATGA
- a CDS encoding 3-isopropylmalate dehydrogenase, with the protein MAPSINLAVIPGDGIGQEVVAQGLKVLNAVLPQDVKLETKQYDLGAQRWHRTGETLPDAELEALKGHDAILLGAIGDPSVPSGVLERGLLLKLRFAFDHYINLRPSKLFPNTDTPLAGRPDIDFVVVREGTEGPYTGNGGSLRTGTEHEVATEVSLNTAFGVERVVRDAFERAAARPRKKLTLVHKNNVLVYAGHLWKNTFDKVAAEYPQVTTDYLHVDAATIFFVTQPERFDVIVTDNLFGDILTDLAAAVSGGIGLAASGNINPTGAFPSMFEPVHGSAPDIAGQGKADPTATILSVALLLRHLGYEAQAVRIEEAVSADLAERDGNARTTDEIGDALAVRVAG; encoded by the coding sequence ATGGCACCCAGCATCAATCTCGCAGTGATCCCCGGTGACGGCATCGGCCAGGAGGTCGTGGCCCAGGGACTCAAGGTCCTCAACGCTGTCCTCCCGCAGGATGTGAAGCTGGAGACCAAGCAGTACGACCTCGGCGCCCAGCGCTGGCACCGCACCGGTGAAACCCTCCCGGACGCGGAGCTGGAGGCCCTCAAGGGCCACGACGCCATCCTGCTCGGTGCGATCGGTGACCCGTCCGTGCCCTCCGGCGTTCTGGAGCGCGGGCTGCTGCTGAAGCTGCGCTTCGCCTTCGACCACTACATCAACCTGCGGCCGTCGAAGCTGTTCCCGAACACCGACACCCCGCTGGCCGGCCGTCCGGACATCGACTTCGTCGTCGTCCGCGAGGGCACCGAGGGCCCGTACACCGGCAACGGCGGTTCGCTGCGCACCGGTACGGAGCACGAGGTCGCCACCGAGGTCAGCCTCAACACCGCCTTCGGTGTCGAGCGCGTCGTCCGTGACGCCTTCGAGCGTGCCGCCGCCCGGCCGCGCAAGAAGCTGACGCTGGTCCACAAGAACAACGTCCTCGTCTACGCGGGCCACCTGTGGAAGAACACCTTCGACAAGGTCGCGGCCGAGTACCCCCAGGTCACCACCGACTACCTGCACGTCGACGCCGCGACGATCTTCTTCGTCACCCAGCCGGAGCGCTTCGACGTCATCGTCACCGACAACCTCTTCGGTGACATCCTCACCGACCTCGCCGCGGCCGTCTCCGGCGGCATCGGCCTGGCCGCCTCCGGCAACATCAACCCGACGGGCGCCTTCCCGTCGATGTTCGAGCCGGTCCACGGCTCTGCCCCCGACATCGCGGGCCAGGGCAAGGCCGACCCGACCGCCACGATCCTCTCCGTCGCCCTCCTGCTGCGCCACCTCGGCTACGAGGCCCAGGCCGTGCGCATCGAGGAAGCCGTCTCCGCCGACCTCGCGGAGCGCGACGGGAATGCCCGTACGACCGACGAGATCGGCGACGCGCTCGCGGTACGCGTAGCGGGCTGA
- a CDS encoding MFS transporter produces MGREQWKKIWVGSAGNMVEWFDWFVYATFAVYFADSFFPEGNETANLMNTMGIFAVGFFMRPVGGWLLGRIGDRRGRKAALTLTVTLMSASAVLIAIAPTYDVAGYGGVAVLMVARLLQGLSVGGEYAASATYLTEASAPEKRGFASSFQYVSMTAGQLVGLGLQILLQRNMSEAALHSWGWRIPFVVGALGAGIVFYLRRSMLETEVYAESGAAEQQDRGTLKVLWQHRREAFLVMALTMGGTVAYYTYTTYLTKFLSKSAGMEKSTASLVSFCALFVFMCIQPLAGMLSDRIGRRPLLITFAIGSTFLTVPIMTMLKHADTFWPALGLALLALLVITGYTSINACVKAELFPTGIRALGVGLSYAVANALFGGTAEYVALWFKNAGAESGFYWYVAGCAAVSLIVYLTMRETRDIDLNRVAAVRAGEKTSPAGATSVTPAS; encoded by the coding sequence ATGGGACGAGAGCAGTGGAAGAAAATCTGGGTCGGCTCGGCCGGCAACATGGTCGAGTGGTTCGACTGGTTCGTGTACGCGACCTTCGCGGTGTACTTCGCGGACTCGTTCTTCCCCGAAGGCAACGAGACCGCCAACCTCATGAACACCATGGGCATTTTCGCCGTCGGCTTCTTCATGCGGCCGGTCGGCGGCTGGCTGCTCGGCAGGATCGGTGACCGCAGGGGCCGCAAGGCCGCGCTCACCCTGACCGTCACCCTCATGTCGGCCTCCGCGGTCCTCATCGCGATCGCGCCGACCTACGACGTCGCCGGGTACGGCGGCGTCGCCGTGCTGATGGTGGCCCGGCTGCTCCAGGGGCTGTCCGTCGGCGGCGAGTACGCGGCCAGCGCCACCTACCTCACCGAGGCATCCGCACCCGAGAAGCGCGGCTTCGCCTCCAGCTTCCAGTACGTGTCCATGACCGCCGGACAGCTCGTCGGCCTCGGCCTCCAGATCCTCCTGCAGCGCAACATGTCCGAGGCGGCGCTGCACAGCTGGGGCTGGCGCATCCCGTTCGTCGTCGGCGCGCTCGGCGCGGGCATCGTCTTCTATCTGCGCCGCTCCATGCTGGAGACCGAGGTGTACGCGGAGTCCGGCGCCGCCGAGCAGCAGGACCGCGGCACGCTGAAGGTGCTGTGGCAGCACCGGCGCGAGGCCTTCCTCGTGATGGCGCTCACCATGGGCGGCACCGTCGCCTACTACACGTACACGACCTACCTCACGAAGTTCCTCTCCAAGAGCGCCGGCATGGAGAAGTCCACCGCCTCGCTCGTCAGCTTCTGCGCGCTGTTCGTGTTCATGTGCATCCAGCCGCTGGCCGGGATGCTGTCCGACCGGATCGGCCGCCGTCCGCTGCTGATCACCTTCGCGATCGGCTCGACCTTCCTGACCGTGCCGATCATGACGATGCTGAAGCACGCGGACACCTTCTGGCCCGCGCTCGGCCTTGCGCTCCTCGCGCTGCTCGTGATCACCGGCTACACCTCCATCAACGCCTGCGTGAAGGCCGAGCTCTTCCCGACCGGTATCCGCGCCCTGGGCGTCGGTCTCTCGTACGCCGTCGCCAACGCCCTGTTCGGAGGCACCGCCGAGTACGTGGCGCTGTGGTTCAAGAACGCCGGCGCCGAGTCCGGCTTCTACTGGTACGTCGCGGGCTGCGCCGCAGTCTCGCTCATCGTCTACCTGACCATGCGGGAGACCCGCGACATCGATCTCAACCGGGTCGCCGCCGTGCGGGCCGGGGAGAAGACGTCGCCCGCCGGAGCGACGAGCGTCACGCCCGCATCCTGA
- a CDS encoding LysR family transcriptional regulator → MTDLSPHELRIIVAVESAGSFSGAAAALDMTQSAVSHAIRTSEGRIGAVLFDRGRKGARPTAAGASTVAHARRVLRLLEVMGSEARAAAAVAGGEGVPAGPLRIAAFRSAALHLLPPALERLRARHPGIEPRVRVVREVGRGTAGEVLDGRADLGIATIGASSPVPRELVGGVLREEAYALVHPAGHPAPRTLPLLDWAESCTSYTREWWAAQDWIPPATMEAEDDGAVLSMVARGLGMAIMPELSLEGAPDTVAITALGPERPTRSVGYVTTPELGRSLVVRALIRELRVSGG, encoded by the coding sequence ATGACCGATCTGAGCCCGCACGAGCTGCGGATCATCGTCGCGGTCGAGAGCGCGGGCAGTTTCTCCGGTGCCGCGGCCGCGCTGGACATGACCCAGTCGGCCGTCTCCCACGCGATCCGGACCAGTGAGGGAAGGATCGGGGCGGTCCTCTTCGACCGCGGCCGGAAGGGCGCCCGGCCCACCGCCGCGGGTGCGAGCACCGTCGCACACGCCCGGCGCGTGCTGCGGCTGCTGGAGGTCATGGGCTCCGAGGCGCGAGCGGCGGCGGCCGTAGCCGGGGGAGAGGGCGTGCCGGCCGGGCCGCTGCGGATCGCGGCCTTCCGCAGCGCCGCCCTCCATCTGCTGCCGCCCGCCCTGGAACGGCTCAGGGCCCGCCACCCGGGGATCGAGCCAAGGGTGCGGGTGGTCCGGGAAGTGGGACGGGGGACCGCCGGCGAGGTTCTGGACGGCCGTGCGGACCTGGGGATCGCGACGATCGGCGCCAGTTCCCCCGTACCGAGGGAACTGGTCGGGGGAGTGCTGCGGGAGGAGGCGTACGCCCTGGTGCACCCGGCCGGTCATCCGGCGCCGCGGACGCTCCCGCTGCTCGACTGGGCGGAGAGCTGCACCTCGTACACCCGTGAGTGGTGGGCGGCCCAGGACTGGATTCCCCCGGCGACGATGGAGGCGGAGGACGACGGAGCGGTGCTCTCGATGGTGGCCCGTGGTCTCGGGATGGCGATCATGCCCGAACTGTCCCTGGAAGGAGCACCGGACACGGTCGCGATCACCGCGCTCGGTCCGGAGCGGCCGACGCGTTCAGTGGGCTACGTCACCACCCCTGAGCTGGGACGATCGCTCGTTGTCCGGGCACTCATCAGGGAGCTGAGAGTGAGCGGGGGGTGA
- a CDS encoding purple acid phosphatase family protein produces the protein MDLPRFGIPDKLADRMSMAEQHDYLRTRLTRRGVLRTGVATAAVAGTGLGASLASSPAYAAPSVITSHSSTRVDGSLVAPFGRHLAYGADPKTRMTVSWQVPFAVRRPYIRIGLKPWALSRKIDAEVRHLTTPLLNDGKIAAAEQFYVHAALERLKPGTTYYYGVGHDGFDPADPRNLGTLGTFTTAPSRAAKFTFTAFGDQGVSYHALGNDQLILGQNPAFHLHAGDICYADPSGSGRTSDTYDARTWDQFLAQTETVSKTVPWMVTTGNHDMEAWYSPDGYGGQNARWTLPDNGPDPVNQPGAYSFVHGNVGVIALDANDVSYEIPANFGISDGKQTRWLDRRLGELRARHDIDFLVVFFHHCAFSTTNAHASDGGVRDAWVPLFEKHQVDLVINGHNHVYERTDAIMRNEVRRKVPIGERTDPTRDGIVYVTAGGAGKALYDFPVPDSYEGHVADRDSVDTYHVVKGGGKAVETVEWSRVRYTGFSFLAVEVEAGRDARMKVTALAESGERIDHFEISRG, from the coding sequence ATGGACCTCCCCCGCTTCGGTATCCCCGACAAGCTCGCCGACCGCATGAGCATGGCCGAGCAGCACGACTACCTCCGCACCCGGCTGACGCGACGCGGTGTGCTGCGTACGGGTGTGGCGACCGCGGCCGTGGCCGGTACGGGCCTCGGCGCCTCGCTCGCCTCGTCCCCCGCCTACGCGGCACCGTCGGTGATCACCTCGCACAGCTCCACCCGGGTGGACGGTTCGCTGGTCGCACCGTTCGGCCGGCACCTGGCCTACGGCGCCGACCCGAAGACGCGGATGACGGTCTCCTGGCAGGTCCCGTTCGCCGTGCGCCGCCCGTACATCCGGATCGGCCTCAAGCCGTGGGCGCTGAGCCGGAAGATCGACGCCGAGGTGCGCCACCTGACGACGCCGCTGCTGAACGACGGCAAGATCGCGGCCGCCGAGCAGTTCTACGTACACGCGGCCCTGGAGCGGCTGAAGCCCGGCACGACCTACTACTACGGCGTCGGCCACGACGGCTTCGACCCTGCCGACCCCCGCAACCTGGGCACGCTCGGCACCTTCACCACCGCTCCCTCGCGCGCCGCGAAGTTCACCTTCACCGCCTTCGGCGACCAGGGCGTCAGCTACCACGCGCTCGGCAACGACCAGCTGATCCTGGGCCAGAACCCGGCCTTCCACCTGCACGCGGGCGACATCTGCTACGCCGACCCGTCCGGCTCCGGCCGGACGAGCGACACGTACGACGCGCGCACCTGGGACCAGTTCCTGGCGCAGACCGAGACGGTCTCCAAGACGGTGCCGTGGATGGTGACGACCGGCAACCACGACATGGAGGCCTGGTACTCACCGGACGGCTACGGCGGCCAGAACGCCCGCTGGACCCTGCCGGACAACGGCCCGGACCCGGTGAACCAGCCCGGCGCGTACTCCTTCGTGCACGGCAACGTGGGCGTGATCGCGCTCGACGCCAACGACGTCTCGTACGAGATCCCCGCCAACTTCGGCATCAGCGACGGCAAGCAGACCCGCTGGCTGGACCGGCGCCTGGGCGAACTGCGGGCCCGCCACGACATCGACTTCCTGGTGGTCTTCTTCCACCACTGCGCCTTCTCCACGACGAACGCGCACGCCTCGGACGGCGGGGTGCGGGACGCCTGGGTGCCGCTCTTCGAGAAGCACCAGGTGGACCTGGTCATCAACGGGCACAACCACGTCTACGAGCGCACCGACGCGATCATGCGGAACGAGGTCCGGCGCAAGGTGCCGATCGGCGAGCGCACCGACCCGACGCGGGACGGCATCGTGTACGTCACCGCGGGTGGTGCGGGCAAGGCGCTGTACGACTTCCCCGTGCCGGACAGCTATGAGGGCCATGTCGCGGACCGGGACAGCGTGGACACGTACCACGTGGTCAAGGGCGGCGGGAAGGCCGTCGAGACCGTGGAGTGGTCGCGGGTGCGCTACACCGGCTTCTCGTTCCTCGCGGTGGAGGTGGAGGCCGGACGCGACGCACGGATGAAGGTCACCGCGCTCGCCGAGTCGGGCGAGCGCATCGACCACTTCGAGATCAGCCGCGGTTGA
- a CDS encoding agmatine deiminase family protein → MPPEWAPHERTWMAWPGPNPTFASAAELDEARGAWAAVAHAVRRFEPVTMVVGPGQEESARALLGPDIELAVRPLDDAWMRDIGPTFVTDGPELAAVDWTFNGWGAQGWARWERDRHIARSVAELAGVPVHGSPLVNEGGAIHVDGEGTVLLTETVQLGRERNPDWSREQVEAEVHARLGTEKAIWLPRGLSGDYGTYGTLGHVDIVAAFVRPGTVVAHVQPDPAHPDHEITRETVRVLRAATDAKGRALEVVEVLAPTVLRAGGEWVDYSYINHYLCNGGVVLCAFGDPRDELAAGIFRRLFPTRTVTLVDARAIFAGGGGIHCITQQQPKV, encoded by the coding sequence ATGCCGCCCGAATGGGCCCCGCACGAACGCACCTGGATGGCCTGGCCCGGCCCCAACCCCACCTTCGCCTCCGCCGCCGAACTCGACGAGGCCCGCGGCGCCTGGGCCGCCGTCGCCCACGCCGTCCGCCGCTTCGAACCCGTCACGATGGTCGTCGGCCCCGGCCAGGAGGAGAGTGCCCGCGCCCTGCTCGGCCCGGACATCGAGCTCGCGGTGCGCCCGCTCGACGATGCCTGGATGCGCGACATCGGCCCCACCTTCGTCACCGACGGCCCTGAACTGGCGGCCGTCGACTGGACCTTCAACGGCTGGGGCGCCCAGGGCTGGGCCCGCTGGGAGCGCGACCGGCACATCGCCCGTTCCGTCGCCGAGCTCGCCGGCGTCCCCGTGCACGGCTCACCGCTCGTCAACGAGGGCGGCGCGATCCACGTCGACGGCGAGGGCACCGTCCTGCTCACCGAGACCGTTCAGCTCGGCAGGGAACGCAACCCCGACTGGAGCCGCGAGCAGGTCGAGGCCGAGGTCCACGCGCGCCTGGGCACCGAAAAGGCGATCTGGCTGCCCCGCGGACTGTCCGGCGACTACGGCACGTACGGCACGCTCGGCCACGTCGACATCGTGGCCGCCTTCGTCCGCCCCGGCACCGTCGTCGCCCACGTCCAGCCGGACCCGGCCCACCCCGACCACGAGATCACCCGCGAGACCGTCCGCGTCCTGCGCGCCGCCACCGACGCGAAGGGACGGGCGCTGGAGGTCGTGGAAGTCCTGGCGCCCACCGTGCTGCGGGCCGGCGGGGAGTGGGTCGACTACTCCTACATCAACCACTACCTCTGCAACGGCGGCGTCGTCCTGTGCGCCTTCGGCGACCCGCGCGACGAGCTCGCCGCCGGGATCTTCCGCCGCCTCTTCCCCACCCGTACGGTGACACTCGTCGACGCCCGCGCGATCTTCGCCGGGGGCGGCGGCATCCACTGCATCACCCAGCAACAGCCCAAGGTCTGA
- a CDS encoding urease subunit alpha has product MSIDPYEYAAVHGPRAGDRVRLGDCGLTVRVESDAQKPGDEFLAGFGKTARDGLHLKAAAVRETCDVVISNVLVIDAVQGIRKVSIGIREGRISAIGRAGNPDTLDGVDVVVGTGTSIVSGEGMIATAGAVDTHVHLLSPRIMEASLASGVTTVIGQEFGPVWGVGVNSPWALRHAFNAFDAWPVNIGFLGRGSSSHEAPLVEALAEGGACGFKVHEDMGAHTRALDTALRVAEEYDVQVALHSDGLNECLSVEDTLRVLEGRTIHAFHIEGCGGGHVPNVLKMAGVPNVIGSSTNPTLPFGRDAVAEHYGMIVSVHDLKTDLPGDAAMARDRIRAGTMGAEDVLHDLGAIGITSSDAQGMGRAGETVRRTFAMAGKMKAELGPMEGDGPGDDNARVLRYIAKLTINPAIAHGLAHEIGSIETGKLADIVLWRPEFFGAKPQLVLKSGFPAYGVTGDPNAATDTCEPLVLGPQFGAYGATAADLSVAFVSQAATQLGADAMPTRRRRVGVRGTRGIGPADLRLNSRTGTVDVDGRSGLVTLDGDPLSSEPADSVSLNRLYFL; this is encoded by the coding sequence ATGAGCATCGACCCGTACGAGTACGCCGCCGTGCACGGTCCGCGCGCCGGTGACCGGGTCAGGCTCGGCGACTGCGGGCTGACCGTCCGGGTCGAGTCCGACGCCCAGAAGCCGGGCGACGAGTTCCTCGCCGGATTCGGCAAGACCGCCCGCGACGGCCTCCACCTCAAGGCCGCCGCCGTCCGGGAGACCTGCGACGTGGTGATCAGCAACGTGCTGGTCATCGACGCCGTGCAGGGCATCCGGAAGGTGTCGATCGGCATCCGTGAGGGCCGGATCTCCGCGATCGGCAGGGCCGGGAACCCGGACACCCTCGACGGCGTGGACGTCGTCGTCGGCACGGGCACGTCCATCGTGTCCGGTGAGGGCATGATCGCCACGGCCGGCGCCGTCGACACCCATGTCCACCTGCTCTCGCCGCGGATCATGGAGGCCTCGCTCGCCTCCGGCGTGACCACGGTCATCGGCCAGGAGTTCGGCCCGGTCTGGGGCGTCGGCGTCAACTCGCCGTGGGCCCTGCGCCACGCGTTCAACGCCTTCGACGCCTGGCCGGTCAACATCGGCTTCCTGGGCCGCGGTTCCTCCTCCCACGAGGCGCCGCTCGTCGAGGCGCTCGCCGAGGGCGGGGCCTGCGGCTTCAAGGTCCACGAGGACATGGGCGCCCACACCCGCGCCCTGGACACCGCGCTGCGCGTCGCCGAGGAGTACGACGTCCAGGTGGCCCTGCACAGCGACGGGCTGAACGAGTGCCTGTCCGTCGAGGACACCCTGCGCGTCCTGGAGGGCCGCACCATCCACGCCTTCCACATCGAGGGCTGTGGCGGCGGCCACGTCCCCAACGTCCTGAAGATGGCCGGTGTGCCGAACGTCATCGGCTCCTCGACCAACCCCACGCTCCCCTTCGGCCGGGACGCGGTCGCCGAGCACTACGGGATGATCGTCTCCGTCCACGACCTGAAGACGGACCTGCCCGGCGACGCGGCCATGGCCCGGGACCGGATCCGGGCCGGCACGATGGGCGCCGAGGACGTGCTGCACGACCTCGGGGCCATCGGGATCACCTCGTCCGACGCCCAGGGCATGGGCCGGGCCGGTGAGACCGTCCGCCGCACCTTCGCCATGGCCGGGAAGATGAAGGCCGAACTCGGCCCGATGGAGGGCGACGGGCCGGGCGACGACAACGCCCGGGTGCTGCGCTACATCGCCAAGCTCACCATCAACCCGGCCATCGCCCACGGCCTCGCGCACGAGATCGGCTCCATCGAGACCGGGAAGCTCGCCGACATCGTGCTGTGGCGGCCCGAGTTCTTCGGCGCGAAGCCGCAACTCGTCCTGAAATCCGGCTTCCCCGCCTACGGCGTCACCGGCGACCCCAACGCCGCCACCGACACCTGTGAACCCCTCGTCCTCGGGCCGCAGTTCGGCGCGTACGGGGCGACCGCCGCCGATCTCTCGGTCGCCTTCGTCTCGCAGGCCGCCACCCAGCTGGGCGCGGACGCCATGCCGACCCGCAGACGGCGCGTCGGCGTCCGGGGCACCCGCGGAATCGGCCCCGCCGACCTGCGCCTCAACTCCCGTACCGGAACGGTCGACGTGGACGGGCGCAGCGGTCTCGTCACCCTGGACGGCGACCCGCTCAGCTCCGAACCCGCCGACTCGGTCTCCCTCAACCGGCTCTACTTCCTGTAA